A single Lolium perenne isolate Kyuss_39 chromosome 6, Kyuss_2.0, whole genome shotgun sequence DNA region contains:
- the LOC127309211 gene encoding pathogenesis-related protein 1-like gives MEYSPKLALLFALLSAMAAAVVTAQNSPQDFVDLHNAARAEVGVGPVTWDGSVAAWAQDYAETHRSDCELKHSPPGRPYGENLYGGAGGGASWSAADAVNAWVSEKAGYDYGSNTCSLETCLHYTQVVWRSSTAIGCARVVCDSGDGLFIICSYDPPGNFIGQSPY, from the coding sequence ATGGAGTACTCGCCGAAGTTAGCACTGCTCTTCGCTCTGTtgtcggcgatggcggccgccGTCGTCACGGCCCAAAACTCGCCGCAGGACTTCGTGGACCTCCACAACGCGGCGCGCGCCGAGGTGGGCGTCGGTCCGGTGACCTGGGACGGCTCGGTGGCGGCGTGGGCGCAGGACTACGCGGAGACGCACCGCAGCGACTGCGAGCTTAAGCATTCTCCGCCGGGCCGGCCGTACGGCGAGAACCTCTACGGAGGAGCCGGTGGCGGGGCTAGCTGGTCGGCGGCGGACGCCGTGAATGCGTGGGTGTCGGAGAAGGCAGGCTACGACTACGGCAGCAACACCTGCTCGTTGGAGACGTGCTTGCACTACACGCAGGTGGTGTGGCGCAGCTCGACGGCTATCGGCTGCGCCCGTGTCGTCTGCGACAGTGGCGACGGCTTGTTCATCATCTGCAGCTACGACCCACCGGGCAACTTCATTGGGCAGAGCCCCTACTAG
- the LOC139832735 gene encoding uncharacterized protein — MTNPLAGITVSEKFTRANHLLWQSQILPPIRGARLLSFLDSKTKPTSETITVEKDGKSSKEPNPAYDAWVATDQQVLTFLLGSLTPDILVSVIGMDTAAGVW; from the coding sequence ATGACAAACCCTTTAGCCGGCATCACCGTGAGCGAGAAGTTTACGAGAGCCAACCACCTCCTATGGCAGTCCCAGATTCTGCCTCCGATCCGCGGTGCTCGTCTATTGAGTTTTCTTGATAGCAAGACCAAGCCGACGTCGGAAACTATCACCGTCGAGAAGGACGGGAAATCAAGCAAAGAGCCAAACCCTGCCTATGATGCATGGGTGGCCACGGATCAGCAGGTCCTTACCTTCCTGCTCGGCTCGCTTACGCCGGACATCCTTgtctccgtcatcgggatggacacggCAGCTGGCGTCTGGTAG